One part of the Conexibacter woesei Iso977N genome encodes these proteins:
- a CDS encoding GNAT family N-acetyltransferase: MPEVRPVQHHDVDALTQALTRAFADDPVTRWVYGGEPATSRWSERFFAWQLRRLLPQDVSWTTDDGAGGAALWALPDQWRESARETLGLVRVTFRGVLPRLPRILRGLGQVEVRHPSERHLYLAVLGVDPSRQGQGVGSQLIRAGLDLCDREHLPAYLETGKEQNLAFYGRHGFTVVDRLELPKGPPVWFLWREPGVRKLPNLAS; this comes from the coding sequence ATGCCGGAGGTCCGCCCGGTTCAACACCATGATGTTGATGCTCTGACGCAGGCGCTGACGCGCGCGTTCGCCGACGACCCCGTCACCCGCTGGGTCTACGGCGGCGAGCCCGCGACGTCGCGCTGGTCGGAGCGCTTCTTCGCCTGGCAGCTGCGGCGGCTGCTGCCGCAGGACGTCTCCTGGACCACCGACGACGGCGCCGGCGGCGCCGCGCTGTGGGCGCTGCCCGACCAGTGGCGCGAGTCGGCGCGCGAGACGCTCGGGCTCGTGCGCGTGACGTTCCGCGGCGTCCTGCCGCGCCTGCCCCGGATCCTGCGCGGCCTCGGCCAGGTCGAGGTCCGCCACCCGTCGGAGCGCCACCTCTACCTCGCGGTCCTCGGCGTCGACCCATCCCGCCAGGGCCAGGGCGTCGGCTCCCAGCTGATCCGCGCCGGCCTCGACCTCTGCGACCGCGAGCACCTGCCCGCCTACCTGGAGACCGGCAAGGAGCAGAACCTCGCCTTCTACGGCCGCCACGGCTTCACGGTCGTCGACCGCCTGGAGCTGCCGAAGGGGCCACCGGTCTGGTTCCTGTGGCGGGAGCCAGGTGTGCGTAAGCTGCCAAATTTGGCTTCTTAG
- a CDS encoding helix-turn-helix transcriptional regulator, which produces MLTELGERLKRARLARNVTQDALATEAGVGLRTIARIEDGESTSVVNLVRVLRVLGLLDALDALIPANTINPFTERAQTGRVRRRASAPGASRPGASGGRWVWGDETGERS; this is translated from the coding sequence GTGCTCACCGAGCTCGGTGAGCGCCTCAAGCGCGCGCGCCTCGCCCGCAACGTCACGCAGGACGCGCTCGCGACGGAGGCCGGCGTCGGCCTCCGCACGATCGCGCGCATCGAAGACGGCGAGTCGACCTCCGTGGTCAACCTCGTGCGCGTGCTGCGCGTGCTCGGGCTCCTCGACGCGCTCGACGCGCTGATCCCGGCGAACACGATCAACCCGTTCACCGAGAGGGCGCAGACCGGGAGGGTCCGCCGGCGCGCGTCGGCGCCCGGCGCGAGCAGGCCGGGCGCGTCGGGCGGCAGGTGGGTCTGGGGTGACGAGACCGGTGAGCGGTCATGA